Proteins encoded by one window of Arachis ipaensis cultivar K30076 chromosome B04, Araip1.1, whole genome shotgun sequence:
- the LOC107637580 gene encoding uncharacterized protein LOC107637580: MNRFLVKLGCFVVLLLVFASGLKAESEHPNAETKLIQPLCTSNKQCGDCLCVNGFCDCKSDFKRKGMKFEDFRDELQLNMHCKHDSDCHGGPGCWPRCINLRCRCGEFH; encoded by the exons ATGAACAGGTTTTTGGTTAAGCTTGGTTGTTTTGTTGTCCTCCTCTTGGTTTTTGCTTCAG GTCTAAAAGCTGAATCAGAACATCCAAACGCAGAAACAAAGTTGATTCAACCATTATGCACATCTAATAAGCAGTGTGGTGACTGTTTATGTGTTAACGGTTTCTGTGATTGTAAATCTGACTTCAAAAGAAAAG GGATGAAGTTTGAAGATTTCAGGGATGAATTACAGCTGAATATGCATTGTAAGCATGATTCCGATTGCCATGGCGGCCCCGGCTGCTGGCCCCGTTGCATAAACTTAAGATGTCGATGTGGAGAATTCCATTGA